The Tamandua tetradactyla isolate mTamTet1 chromosome 8, mTamTet1.pri, whole genome shotgun sequence genome includes a window with the following:
- the TMEM25 gene encoding transmembrane protein 25 isoform X2 yields the protein MPQRPPLPLRFSSAHTHLNRQKDWERGVRREWGEEWDWREAGVGRRRSLLGRGKRTPSVCVCVCVCLMRGAWLLVAFAYLWACPCLAAEVSARFCSCRVARCVLGGSLCLGFTVRHRGSLYVCVSRLALFISGKHILGGGLSACLLPSSLTSRSAPFSQLPESGATMAPPGPATLLRTLLFLPALLRSGRGELAPQIDGQTWAEKALRENEHHAFTCQVAGGAGTPQLAWYLDGQLQEASTSRLLSVGGEAFSGGTSTFTVTAQRAQHELNCSLQDPGSGRPANASVILNVQFKPEIAQVGAKYQETQGPGLLVVLFALVRANPPANVTWIDQDGPVTVNASDFLVLDAQNYPWLTNHTVQLQLRSLAHNLSVVATNDVGVTSASLPAPGLLATQVEVPLLGIVVAGGLALGTLVGFSTLVACLVCRKERKTKGPSRHPSLISSDSNNLKLNNVRLPRENMSLPSNLQLNDLTPDSRVRPADPPMAQNNSRPELLDSEPGGLLTSRGFIRLPMLGYIYRVSSVSSDEIWL from the exons ATGCCGCAGCGACCTCCGCTCCCGCTCCGCTTCTCTTCAGCCCACACCCACCTGAACCGCCAGAAGGATTGGGAAAGGGGTGTGAGGCGAGAATGGGGGGAGGAATGGGACTGGAGAGAGGCCGGGGTTGGGCGAAGGAGGTCCCTTTTGGGGAGGGGCAAGCGTACaccgagtgtgtgtgtgtgtgtgtgtgtgtgcctgatgCGGGGTGCCTGGCTGCTCGTTGCTTTTGCGTATTTGTGGGCTTGCCCCTGTCTGGCCGCTGAAGTCAGTGCTCGGTTCTGCTCCTGCAGGGTGGCCAGGTGCGTGCTGGGAGGGTCTTTGTGTTTGGGCTTTACTGTTCGCCACCGCGGGTCACTGTACGTTTGTGTTTCGCGCTTggctcttttcatttctggaaagCACATTCTTGGAGGAGGCCTCTCGGCCTGCCTGCTCCCATCGTCACTGACATCAAGGTCTGCCCCCTTCTCTCAACTGCCTGAGTCTGGGGCCACCATGGCACCTCCAGGCCCAGCTACCCTCCTGCGCACACTGCTGTTCCTGCCGGCCCTTCTGCGCTCAG GTCGGGGGGAGCTGGCGCCACAAATTGACGGTCAAACCTGGGCTGAGAAGGCGCTTCGGGAGAATGAGCACCATGCCTTTACCTGCCAAGTGGCAGGGGGGGCTGGCACCCCCCAGCTGGCCTGGTACCTGGATGGACAGCTGCAGGAGGCCAGCACCTCAAGACTGCTGAGTGTGGGTGGGGAGGCCTTTTCAGGAGGCACCAGCACCTTCACTGTCACTGCCCAGCGGGCCCAGCATGAACTCAACTGCTCCCTGCAGGACCCAGGCAGTGGCCGGCCAGCCAATGCCTCCGTCATCCTCAATGTGCAAT TTAAGCCAGAGATTGCTCAGGTTGGAGCCAAGTACCAGGAAACGCAGGGCCCAGGCCTCCTGGTTGTCCTTTTTGCCCTGGTGCGTGCCAACCCACCTGCCAATGTTACCTGGATAGATCAGGATGGGCCAGTGACTGTCAACGCCTCTGACTTCCTGGTGCTTGACGCCCAGAACTACCCCTGGCTCACCAACCACACCGTGCAGCTACAGCTCCGCAGCCTGGCACACAACCTCTCGGTGGTGGCCACCAATGATGTGGGTGTCACCAGTGCCTCCCTTCCAGCACCAG GGCTCCTGGCCACCCAGGTGGAAGTGCCACTGTTGGGCATCGTTGTGGCTGGAGGGCTTGCCCTGGGCACCCTGGTGGGGTTCAGCACCTTGGTGGCCTGCCTGGTCTGCAGGAAAGAGAGGAAGACCAAAG gcCCCTCCCGGCACCCATCTCTGATCTCCAG TGACTCCAACAACCTTAAACTCAACAATGTGCGCCTGCCACGGGAGAACATGTCCCTCCCATCCAACCTGCAGCTCAACGACCTCACCCCAGATTCCAGAG TGAGACCAGCAGACCCGCCGATGGCTCAGAACAACAGCCGGCCAGAGCTTCTGGACTCGGAGCCCGGCGGCCTCCTCACCAGCAGAG GTTTCATCCGTCTCCCAATGTTAGGCTACATCTATCGAGTATCCAGTGTGAGCAGCGATGAGATCTGGCTATGA
- the TTC36 gene encoding tetratricopeptide repeat protein 36, translating into MGTPNDQAVLQAIFNPDTPFGDVAGLDLGEEAGEEEVEERVFPQEELEQSKVLEMQGIMAAEAGDLGSALERFSQAICLLPERASAYNNRAQARRLQGDLPGALEDLERAVALSGGRGGVARQSFVQRGLLARLQGRDDDARRDFERAARLGSRFARRQLVLLNPYAALCNRMLADMMGQLRGTRNGR; encoded by the exons ATGGGAACTCCAAATGACCAGGCGGTGTTGCAGGCCATCTTCAACCCTGACACCCCATTTGGAGACGTTGCTGGATTGGACCTGGGAGAGGAAGCAGGGGAGGAGGAAGTAGAAG AAAGAGTTTTCCCTCAAGAAGAGCTGGAGCAGTCCAAGGTGCTGGAGATGCAGGGCATAATGGCAGCAGAGGCTGGGGACCTAGGCTCGGCTCTGGAGAGGTTTAGCCAAGCCATCTGTCTGCTGCCTGAGAGGGCCTCAGCCTACAACAACCGTGCCCAGGCCCGGCGACTCCAGGGTGATCTACCAG GCGCCCTGGAGGACCTGGAGCGCGCCGTGGCGCTGAGCGGTGGCCGGGGTGGCGTCGCACGCCAGAGCTTCGTGCAGCGCGGGCTCCTGGCGCGACTGCAGGGCCGGGACGACGACGCCCGCAGGGACTTTGAGCGCGCGGCGCGGTTGGGCAGCAGGTTCGCGCGACGCCAGCTCGTGCTCCTCAATCCCTACGCTGCGCTGTGCAACCGCATGCTGGCCGACATGATGGGGCAGCTGCGCGGCACCCGCAACGGGCGCTGA
- the TMEM25 gene encoding transmembrane protein 25 isoform X1: MPQRPPLPLRFSSAHTHLNRQKDWERGVRREWGEEWDWREAGVGRRRSLLGRGKRTPSVCVCVCVCLMRGAWLLVAFAYLWACPCLAAEVSARFCSCRVARCVLGGSLCLGFTVRHRGSLYVCVSRLALFISGKHILGGGLSACLLPSSLTSRSAPFSQLPESGATMAPPGPATLLRTLLFLPALLRSGRGELAPQIDGQTWAEKALRENEHHAFTCQVAGGAGTPQLAWYLDGQLQEASTSRLLSVGGEAFSGGTSTFTVTAQRAQHELNCSLQDPGSGRPANASVILNVQFKPEIAQVGAKYQETQGPGLLVVLFALVRANPPANVTWIDQDGPVTVNASDFLVLDAQNYPWLTNHTVQLQLRSLAHNLSVVATNDVGVTSASLPAPGLLATQVEVPLLGIVVAGGLALGTLVGFSTLVACLVCRKERKTKGPSRHPSLISSLCLPRSDSNNLKLNNVRLPRENMSLPSNLQLNDLTPDSRVRPADPPMAQNNSRPELLDSEPGGLLTSRGFIRLPMLGYIYRVSSVSSDEIWL; encoded by the exons ATGCCGCAGCGACCTCCGCTCCCGCTCCGCTTCTCTTCAGCCCACACCCACCTGAACCGCCAGAAGGATTGGGAAAGGGGTGTGAGGCGAGAATGGGGGGAGGAATGGGACTGGAGAGAGGCCGGGGTTGGGCGAAGGAGGTCCCTTTTGGGGAGGGGCAAGCGTACaccgagtgtgtgtgtgtgtgtgtgtgtgtgcctgatgCGGGGTGCCTGGCTGCTCGTTGCTTTTGCGTATTTGTGGGCTTGCCCCTGTCTGGCCGCTGAAGTCAGTGCTCGGTTCTGCTCCTGCAGGGTGGCCAGGTGCGTGCTGGGAGGGTCTTTGTGTTTGGGCTTTACTGTTCGCCACCGCGGGTCACTGTACGTTTGTGTTTCGCGCTTggctcttttcatttctggaaagCACATTCTTGGAGGAGGCCTCTCGGCCTGCCTGCTCCCATCGTCACTGACATCAAGGTCTGCCCCCTTCTCTCAACTGCCTGAGTCTGGGGCCACCATGGCACCTCCAGGCCCAGCTACCCTCCTGCGCACACTGCTGTTCCTGCCGGCCCTTCTGCGCTCAG GTCGGGGGGAGCTGGCGCCACAAATTGACGGTCAAACCTGGGCTGAGAAGGCGCTTCGGGAGAATGAGCACCATGCCTTTACCTGCCAAGTGGCAGGGGGGGCTGGCACCCCCCAGCTGGCCTGGTACCTGGATGGACAGCTGCAGGAGGCCAGCACCTCAAGACTGCTGAGTGTGGGTGGGGAGGCCTTTTCAGGAGGCACCAGCACCTTCACTGTCACTGCCCAGCGGGCCCAGCATGAACTCAACTGCTCCCTGCAGGACCCAGGCAGTGGCCGGCCAGCCAATGCCTCCGTCATCCTCAATGTGCAAT TTAAGCCAGAGATTGCTCAGGTTGGAGCCAAGTACCAGGAAACGCAGGGCCCAGGCCTCCTGGTTGTCCTTTTTGCCCTGGTGCGTGCCAACCCACCTGCCAATGTTACCTGGATAGATCAGGATGGGCCAGTGACTGTCAACGCCTCTGACTTCCTGGTGCTTGACGCCCAGAACTACCCCTGGCTCACCAACCACACCGTGCAGCTACAGCTCCGCAGCCTGGCACACAACCTCTCGGTGGTGGCCACCAATGATGTGGGTGTCACCAGTGCCTCCCTTCCAGCACCAG GGCTCCTGGCCACCCAGGTGGAAGTGCCACTGTTGGGCATCGTTGTGGCTGGAGGGCTTGCCCTGGGCACCCTGGTGGGGTTCAGCACCTTGGTGGCCTGCCTGGTCTGCAGGAAAGAGAGGAAGACCAAAG gcCCCTCCCGGCACCCATCTCTGATCTCCAG TCTTTGTCTACCCCGTAGTGACTCCAACAACCTTAAACTCAACAATGTGCGCCTGCCACGGGAGAACATGTCCCTCCCATCCAACCTGCAGCTCAACGACCTCACCCCAGATTCCAGAG TGAGACCAGCAGACCCGCCGATGGCTCAGAACAACAGCCGGCCAGAGCTTCTGGACTCGGAGCCCGGCGGCCTCCTCACCAGCAGAG GTTTCATCCGTCTCCCAATGTTAGGCTACATCTATCGAGTATCCAGTGTGAGCAGCGATGAGATCTGGCTATGA